Within the Dolichospermum compactum NIES-806 genome, the region TACGAAAAATGGCATGGCTGCTTGACTGATATTACCTGCTAATTGAATAATAGCTTTGCTTTCATCCCATACTCCACCTAATTGAAGACCTATTTCATAAGGTAAAACGTTGATAGTCGCACCACTATCTACTAAACCAAGTCCTTCTACTATTTGATCTCCTCGACGCAAAACTAATGGAACTCTTGGTAAACTATCAAATTCGTTTTGGCTGGGGTGGCTTGTTGAATATTTAAACCGCATAAAATTTAATCATTATAAATTGATTGATTTAGTGCTTCCATGAGAATTTCTCCTGCACCAAAGTTATTATAAGGCGTTGGTAGGTGATATGTTTTAAAGGGTTCTAATGGAGAAATGTCTTCAGCAGTGTCCAAATCTTCTGCAAGGATGCGAATTAATTTGAGTTTTTCTGGTGCTGAAAGTTGTTTAATTGACGGAAGTAACTCGGTTAATGTCATATTTTCCTACTGGATGTGTTTGAGATATGTAGAGTCAGAATTATCTTATTCTATTTTATCTAATAGCGATACCTTCGGTGCGCTTCGCTATCGCACTCCCCAAAATCACCCCCTAAGCGATTCCCACGGAGCGCTTCGCTATCGCACTCCCCAGAATCATCCTACAAGCGATCGCACTCCCCAAAATCGCACCACAAGCGATCGCTCTCTCCAAAATTGCACAAACACTTGTTTGTCAGTTAGCTGATTTTATTTAAAATTTGATTTAATTATTAGGACTTACGCAAGTGTCACACTNNNNNNNNNNNNNNNNNNNNNNNNNNNNNNNNNNNNNNNNNNNNNNNNNNNNNNNNNNNNNNNNNNNNNNNNNNNNNNNNNNNNNNNNNNNNNNNNNNNNNNNNNNNNNNNNNNNNNNNNNNNNNNNNNNNNNNNNNNNNNNNNNNNNNNNNNNNNNNNNNNNNNNNNNNNNNNNNNNNNNNNNNNNNNNNNNNNNNNNNNNNNNNNNNNNNNNNNNNNNNNNNNNNNNNNNNNNNNNNNNNNNNNNNNNNNNNNNNNNNNNNNNNNNNNTTTTAGTGTGACACTTGCGTAAGTCCTAGTTCTGTTACTAATGCAATATCAACTTTATTATCATCAACAAGGGCTAATGGTAGTAAAAGAGACATAATATTTTTAGTTGGGAAATACATTGGAATGGCAGTTTTATAATTCCATTTCACCCGTTTAATAGCCAATTTTAAGGCAGCATCTAATCTATCTTTAATGGCTCTAAATGCTTGCGTATCTTCTTTAAGTGCTTCACCAAATCTTTTAAAGTAAGAACGTTTAGTCTGATAATCCATTTTTGTTATATCTTCCACAACAAAGTTTTCAGGAAGATTCTTTTCAAGAAAATTTAAAGGGAGGCGATCTGTATTGTCTACTATAATATGCTGATAATCAAGTGTTGGTTCTCCTACTGAAGTATTGTACAGCATATCTGCTGTATTACTAAAATAATTTGCTTGTTCTGGCATCTTAATAAATTGGCGCACTAGCGTTTTTCCAGCCCAATCTTGACCCGCTATACAAAAATCAGAAAGTTCCCATTGCTGTCTCATAGTTTTACTTTTCTTAAAAAGTGCAAAAATAGGTTCATAATACTTGTCAACCAAGCCAGTATTAAACGTGGCAAATTCTTCTGTCGTAAGAATTTTATTTTCTTCTTTAGTGAGCCTATAGAAAGTATAAAATAGTATAAAATAAATACTTGTGCAAAATAGGATATTTGTCATCTGGTTTATCGCCATAAAACCATTGTTCATCAAGAGCTAGTTCTCGCAGCTTATTTAAAGTTTTGCTCAGATCACCAAGCCAAGCCCATTCAAAAAGTGCATTTTTAGCAATCGAAATTCGTCTACTGTTTTGTTTAACTTTTAGTTTTATTGCTGGGATACCATGTTTTATAACTTGTGAAGATTCTTCAATCAACCTTCCCATAGTAACAGGAACTTCAGAGGATTCATCTTGTTTTAGCTCTAATAAATCAGGGTAATCCCCTAGGAAATGGGATAGGTTTAAATAATACCCTGTAGATTTAAAATCAAATGCTTGACTCAGAAAGCTGCCAAAATCCGATAAATAGAACCAGCCTTCTTCTTGCGTTTTACATTGCTGGGCAGATTTAATGATTATACTGCGAATGTCTGGTTGACTCATTTTCACCCTTATCCTGTTTATCTAGTTGATCAAATTCACAAGTATTATACACAACATCGTTACCAGGTTTAACCCAATAACGATGTTTAATGAAAATTATCTTAACCTTGGGCTACAGGTTATTTCGGCAAAAATTTCTCTAACTCCGTAAAAGCATCAGCATCAAACAAAAATCAGCAGTTTGGGAAATC harbors:
- a CDS encoding pepsin/retropepsin-like aspartic protease family protein, encoding MRFKYSTSHPSQNEFDSLPRVPLVLRRGDQIVEGLGLVDSGATINVLPYEIGLQLGGVWDESKAIIQLAGNISQAAMPFFVNAEIGEFPLVRLAFAWVSKPNAPLILGQTNFFMEFDVSFYRSKLEFEIKPKS
- a CDS encoding DUF3825 domain-containing protein, with translation MTNILFCTSIYFILFYTFYRLTKEENKILTTEEFATFNTGLVDKYYEPIFALFKKSKTMRQQWELSDFCIAGQDWAGKTLVRQFIKMPEQANYFSNTADMLYNTSVGEPTLDYQHIIVDNTDRLPLNFLEKNLPENFVVEDITKMDYQTKRSYFKRFGEALKEDTQAFRAIKDRLDAALKLAIKRVKWNYKTAIPMYFPTKNIMSLLLPLALVDDNKVDIALVTELGLTQVSH
- a CDS encoding OST-HTH/LOTUS domain-containing protein, with amino-acid sequence MSQPDIRSIIIKSAQQCKTQEEGWFYLSDFGSFLSQAFDFKSTGYYLNLSHFLGDYPDLLELKQDESSEVPVTMGRLIEESSQVIKHGIPAIKLKVKQNSRRISIAKNALFEWAWLGDLSKTLNKLRELALDEQWFYGDKPDDKYPILHKYLFYTILYFL